The genome window GGTAGTACCGCTGAGCAGACGCTGACGGTAACCGCGCTTCACAAACTTGGCCAGTTCGCAGCGCAGTTCCTTTTCTTTAATGCACATCATATCGGTGTCGTATTCAAACGCTTCCAGCTTGTAGTAGCTTTTGGACTGCATCTGGATCTGTTCTTCGGTCAGCTCCTTCGGAGTGCCGATAACGCCGGCTTTAATATGAGCTTTGGCACAGACTTCGAGCGATTCAAAGCGCTGGAACGCATCCTGAAGGCTGGTTCCGCCGCAGCAGACACCATGGTTTTCCAGAATGACGCTGTCATAGCCTTTTTTGAACTCTTCGGCGATTTTGGCGCCGAGGTCCTCACTGCCCGGCACACCGTACGGGGCGAACCCGACAACGCCGTTGCTGTTCCATGCGGTCGGGTAGGCTTTGGTTTCCGGAACCTTGTGCGCACAGCTGAACGCCACCAGAGACATCGGATGCGCATGCACAACCGAACGGATATCCGGACGGGCTTCGTACACGGCTTTATGGAACGGAAACTCCGATGACGGCGGATGGAGACCGTCGATCGTGCCGTCCTTACGGACGCAAACAATATCCTGCGGAGTCAACTGTCCTTTATCAACCCGGGCCGGTGTAATCCAGATATCGCCGTTTTCGTCGATAATGGACAGGTTTCCGCCCGACGTCGTCGTCATTTTATAATTGTAAATACGTTCCAGCGTTACCGCCAGTTCGTCTCTTGGATGCAAGTATTCGTATTTCATGATTTTCCTCTGTTAGTGAAATTGAGCGACAAACATATCGATCTTTACGTATCGATAACAGAGTTCTTTTCGAATTTTTTATCACTCATCATCGACTAACCGGCCTGCTTCTGGCGGTAGGATTCCACTTCCCAGTTTTCGATAAATTCGCGGGCGGCATCCGTCATATATTCAATGCCGCCGAAGGCCTCGGCCAGCTTCAGAACGAGAGCACCATCCTGCGCCAGTTCCAGCGCCAGGTCGGCGTTTTTCTGCGAAGTGCCGATGCCGCAGACGCAGTCACCGGTCATGACAACTTTCGGCAGGTAACCGCGTTCTGCCTGATAGGCCGCCACGTTCTCGGCGGTCAGCTCGGCAGTGAACGGAAAGGCTTTTGCGTAGACCAGATGATCCGGAGTGATCGGCCCCGGAGCGACCGCAAACCGACCGGACGAGGCGATGAACGCTCCGTCTGCACCAAACAGCTCTTTAATTTTTTCTTCGGTCTCCGTGGAGACAACCGCATCGGAAATTTCCAGGGTTTGGAAAATTCCGGCGTCAGCGTAGGCCGCATTGAGCGCGTCCATTACGCGAGCATAGTGCGCCTGAATTTCGTCGGCGCTGTCAGCGGCAATAAAGATCCCGTGGTTTTTAAGGACCAGCAGCGCCGGCTCTTTGCCATTGGAAGCTTTGTAATCCTCGATGCGTTTGCGCACTTCCATGCAAAGCGTGTAGCCGGGATCAATGTATTCGACCCACAGCGCATCCGGAAACATTTCTTTGCAGGCGGCTTCGCCGCCTTTAGCACAGGTCAGTCCGTTGACCGCGCACGGGTGCGTGTGCACAACGAACTTTGCGTCGAACACATTGTGAAGCGGCGCTTCAACGGAGGGACGGCCGGCATCGTTTTCGACCGAAGCCGCCATCATGTTTTTCACCAGTTCTTCGCGCGCAGCCGATTCCGTCGGCGTTTCAACGTCGTAGAGCTCGTTGATCTTCGCACGGTTCATCTGCACGAAGGTTTCTTCGGTTAAGCCGCCGAGCGTGGTGCCGGACGGTTTCACCCACAGCGTTGTTTCGTTTTTAACGGAGGTGTTGCCGCCCCCGCCCTTCACATAATCAACGGTTCCGAATTCATGCGACAGCTCAACAATGGTCTTCAAATCCTGCATTTATTTTCTCCTTAAAGGGCAGCTTTATAAATGGAAACGGCGTCTTCGAGCGACATGTCGCGCGGATTGCCGGGCGCACACGGATCAACCAGTGCCAGCTTGGCCATTTCTTCAAGTTTGTCTTCCTGAACGCCGAGTTCTGCCAGTCCCGCCGGAATTCCGACATCTGCACTGAGCTTTTCAACCGCGGCAATGGCAGCGTCGGCGGCCTGCTCGGCAGTCATGCCCGCAGTATCCACGCCCATTGCGTCAGCGACCTTGGCCATTTTTTCAGCACAAACCGGAGCATTAAAACGCATAACATGCGGCAGCAGCACCGCATTGCAGACCCCGTGCGGAAGATTGTAGACGCCACCGAGCTGATGAGCCAGCGAATGGACGACGCCCAGACCGCAGTTGCTGAACGACATTCCGGCGACAAACGAACCGTATGCCATTTTACTGCGGGCTTCAAGATCGTCGCCTTTGGCCACCGCATCACGCAGGCTTTCAGAAATCAGCTTGATCGATTCAAACGCCAGCGCGTCGGTCAGGCGGTAAGCGCCTTTGGTGATGTATGCTTCAATCGCATGGGTCAGCGCATCCATACCCGTGGCGGCCGTCAAAGCAGCCGGCTTGGCAATCATCAGCTCCGGATCATTCACGGCAATCGTGGCCAGACTGTTTTTGTCAACCATCACCATCTTCACATGACGCTCTTCGTCGGTGATCACATAGTTGATCGTCACATCCGAAGCCGTTCCGGCAGTCGTATTGATCGCCACAATCGGCAGGCCTTTTTTCGACGATTTAAAGACCCCTTCATAGTCGCGGATATCGCCGCCATTTGTTGCAAGAATCGACACCGCTTTGGCACAGTCCTGAGGCGAACCGCCGCCGAGTGAAACAATGATGTCGCACTCATTTGCCATCAGCATTTTCAGGCCGTCATCCACATTGGCGCAGGTTGGATTCGGCTGAACACCGTCAAACAGCACATAATCGATCCCGGTCGCTTCCAGCACATCGGTCACCTTTTTGACCGTTCCGATCTTGTTCAGCACGGCATCGGTCACCAGCAACACCTTTGAACAGCCAAGCGATTTGATCTCCGCGCCAACATCCTGCAATACACCCGGCCCAATCATGCTCATGGCCGGCATAAAATACGTTCTCTTCTCCAACATTATCTCATCTCCTTTTTTTAAAATTGCTCAAAACATTACAGTGCCCCGCCCGAATCGATAACTCAATATCGAATCAGCGGGTTTTGCACGGTCAGTCCATGTGAAAAACCTCAGAAAGCGGCTTGAAGACAGGCATATTGTTCGGATGGACCTCCATCAGATCAGCCATGTAGTCCCACCATTTCTGCACAATTTCCAAATCCTTAAGTCCATCAGCCGTGTTGTCATCGGTCAGCTTCTGAAACGCAAACAGCGTCAGCGACTCTTCGTCAAAATAAATGGAATAATCAAAAATCCCGGCATCGGAATGCGCCTTGGCCAGCTCCGGCCAAATCTCATCGTGCCGCTTTTTGTATTCCTCAACAACATCGGGCTTGAGCTTCATTTTAAATGCGTTGCGGATCATCAGGCTTTCCCTTTCTTTTTGGTACCGATCCAGAAGGACGCGCTGGCAAACCACACAATGGTGGCAATCAGCATCCAGAACTTGTTCTGATCAAGATCCAGTTTATCCATGTAAAACAGCACAGGAGCCGCAACAACGGCGATCAGTGCAAAATAAGAAATAATTTCCAAAAGCTTTTTCATGCCATCTCTCCGTTCTGCTGAAACTTGCTGATCGCAATGTAGAGTGCCGATGCGAGGAACCATCCCGGCAGGGATACAAAGTAGATTTCCATAATTCCCAGTTTATACAGGGAGTAGCAGACAATCATGGTGACAATCCATGCCGCGCCGGCCGCCCAGTTTATCTTGAGAGACTTATGTTCCGCATAGTACTGCTTCAGGCCCAGTTTCGGGAACACCCAGAAATCCGTGAAGATGACAGCCCCCATGGGCATCAGAAGCATTCCGTACAGCGCCACAAACCCGAGCAGCTTCATCGCGATGCCCGGGAACATTCCAGCGACAGTCGCCAGCAGTCCGGTGCCGATGGTGACCGCGAACCGCGACTGTTTCGGCATGATGGCCTGAAAGGCGAGACCGGCGCGATAAATGGTCGGATTGGCAGTGGTCCAGCCGGCGATGATCACGCAGATCAGTCCGGCAATCCCCGCCGCGCGATAGGCCAGCGGACCGGGCAGCACATCGGTGTTCGAAGGGTCCATATGCAGCTGGAGCGAATAGAGCACAGACGCCGCCAACCAGGCCATAAAGTGCCCGACATACATACCGGAAGCCGACGCCGCACCGCACCATGATTTTTTCGCAAACCGCAACACGGAGAGGTCAGACATCCCCACATGCATCGCCATATTGGCAAACCACGCAAAGAACGTGACATGCCAGAAGGTAAATTTCACCTGTCCCGGCAAAGCCTCGCCGCCCTTCCAGACCGCGGTTTTGCAAAGCTCCCACAAACTGCCGAGCGAGTTGACATCCGCGCCGGTCACTTCAATAAACTGCCGGAATCCGACAATCCCGAACGCGAGGAACACCAAAACCATCCACGGCGCGGCAATATTGGCAATGCGGGCGACCATGTCGTAGCCCCATGCCGCAACAATGGAAATGACAACGCCGACGCCCAGTACAGCCAATACCCAACCGAAACTGTTCGGGTAAATATCTGTCAAAGACGGCATGGGGAAGTCAAACCACACACCGAGCGCGGTCGCCGACACGGTAATCATAGAGCCGGCGAGAAAACAGAACATCACGCCGTTTACAATGTTGTACAGCGTAACCAGATAGCGCCCGCAGATTTTTTCCAGCTGGTAGTAGAGCGTCAGGCGGGCGCGCACAGCAATTGGCGCACACAGAAACATCCAGCTCAACACCGCCAGCAGATTGCCGAACAGAAGCCCAACCACAACATCGAACGCGCTGACGCCAGCCGCCACAAACAGCGGCCCAATCATCAGCTCGGTTCCGGCACAGTGCTCTCCGGCATACATGCCGATAAAGGCCTTGAATCCCAGCGTCTTTGATTCCGGCACTGGCGAGCGCTCAAACTCACCATGTTTTTCTTCCTGCTCTTCCGCCATCTGCGCTCCTTATTTTTCGTTTGCAATTTTCTCCGTTGCCTCAAAAGCATCATGCCCGGTTGAACCGCTGCCGAGCAGCGGATAGTAGCTTTTCGGCAGTTTTTCCCGATACTCTTCAATAATCGTCCGATAGGCCGGGTCCGACGCAAGATTCATCCATTCATTTGGATCTTTTTTGCGGTCATACAGTTCTTCAGAACCATCGTGATAGTGAATATAACGATATTGATCAGACACGATCGCTACGTTTTCCGGACCAAAACTGGAGCGAGCCATGTACGGCCAGTCCGTTTTGGGGTTGTCCAGCAGCGGCTTAAGTGAATGCCCCTGCAGTCCGGAATCTGCATCCAGCCCGGTCAGCGCCAGCAGTGTCGGATAGATATCGAGCAGCTGAACCGGATGATCGCACACAGCCCCTTTTGCAACGCCCGGACCAGCAATAATCAGCGGAACACCGGCACCGTCGCGCCAGATACTGCGTTTGGCAAAGCGCCGTTTTTCTCCCAGATGAAATCCGTGATCGCCATAGAGCACCACGACCGTATTTTCGCTGCGCCCGCTCTTTTCCAGTGCGTCCAGCACCCGGCCGATCTGATGATCGACAAAACTGACACAGGCCAGATAGGAACGCACCAGCGGTTTCCATTCGTTGTTTTCTTCCACCCACTCCATCGTAGGCGAAACGTGCTTCAGGCGGGTCAGGTTCACGCCGTATTCAGGAACATCATCCAGATCGTTGGCAACAACTGCCGGAAGCCGGAGTGTTTCCAAGGGATACAGGTCGAACCATTTCTGCGGCGCATACTGTGGAACGTGTGGACGGTAAAACCCGATGCCGAGCCACAGCGGCTGATCATAATTTTTGGCCAGCTGATTTTCGGCCCAGGTTGCAATCTGATAATCCGGCGTTTGATCATCGCGCTCCGGATACGCACCCCAGTCCCAAAGCATATGCCCGGGAAATCCAGTCAGTTTTTTATCAGGATACGGCCCGAACGCGCCGAAATTCCCGGCATAGTTAGGTAGATAACGGACATTCTCGTCGCCATGGTACAGTTTGCCGGCGGCCGTTACATAATAGCCTTCCTGCAGAAAACGCTGAGGAAGCTGTGTCGCCTCACGGGCCACCGGAGAGTCTCCGATCGGCGGATCCAGGAAATAGATGCCGGTACTCTCCGGATAGCGGCCCGTCATCAGGCTGGCGCGCGACGGGTTGCAGACCGGCGACTGACACTGCGCATTGGTAAACAACACGCCTCGCCTTGCAAGCCGGTCAATGTTCGGGGTTTTTGCCTGAGGATGTCCCCCAAGGCATCCGATCCAGTCGTTGAGGTCATCGACTGCAATCATCAGCACATTGGGCCGTTCCGACGGCTGACTCAACGCAGCACTGCTGCAGAATAAAACAGCGCAAACAGAACCCATCCATTTTTTCATAGGGGATATCCTCTTCAAAACCTCCGTTACCGGCATTCGCAGGCAATAAGGCAAACGCGCATTACGCGCGTTTCCTCAAAACGTCAGTCTCGTAGGCTTCCATTTCACCAATCCAGTCTGCGCCAACCGGCACGTCCGCTTTTTCGCAGAGCATATCCCAAACGGCAGCAAACGGCATGGATTTAAACTCTTCCATCAGAGCCAGGCGCTGAGCTTTCTTACCTTCGACTTCATAGCCCTGCAGCTGCGCAGTCGGATCGAGCAGCGCATAGAGAATTCCTTTGCGGGCAGCACGGGTTCCGGTAACATAGGCACCAATACGGTTGATGGATGCATCAAAGAAGTCGAGAGCAACCACGACGCGATCCCACACATTGCCGCGCTGGATTTCAATAAAGACGTTTTTCAGATCGTCATTGAACAGCGTAACGTGGTCGGAGTCCCAGCGGATCGGGCGGCTGACGTGCAGTAGGATTTTATCCATAAACTGCAAATGGCTGGAGATTTTTCCATGAATGTTTTCGGTCGGGTGGAAATGCCCCATGTCCATGCAAAGGCCCATGCCGCGGCTGATGGCGTAGTCCGAGCAGAATTCGCCGGAGCTCACCACATACTCTTCGGATCCGATTCCGAACAATTTGCTTTCGATGAAGTCAACGCATTTGGTTTTGTCGACAGAATCGTCAGCCATAATTTCATCATACGATTTCGCCATCCGGGCACGCGGACTGAAACGGTCGGCCGGAATGTCTTTGTCGCCATCCGGAGTCCACCAGTTGACATAACAGGGACTGCCCTGGCTTTCAGCCATTGCCTGTGCAATTTTCCGGCAGGCTTTTCCGTGTTTCACCCAGAAGGCGCGAATCTCATCATCCTGATGTGAAAGCGTAAAGCCGTCTTCCGCTTTCGGATGCGCAAAGAACGTCGGATTGAAGTCGAGGCAGATGCCCTGCTCCTTCGCCCAGTCCATCCATTTGGTAAAGCAGGACGGATCCATTTCGTCGCGGTCGACATAGTGATCTGTTTCGGAATAGCAGGCATGAACATTTACACGCTGGGTTCCGGGAATCAGCGACATCGTCTTTTCGAGGTCGGCACGGGCTTCTTCGCCGTTACGGGCGCGCCCCGGATAGTTGCCGGTGGCCATAATGCCGCCGCCGTCCAGCCCTTCCGGCTTGGTTTCAAAACCGCCGACATCGTCGGTCTGCCAGCAATGCAAAGAAATCGGAAGCGCCAGCGCCTTTTCAATGGCTACATCCGTATCAATTCCAAAAGCAGCGTAACGCTCCTTCGCCAGTTCATATGCTTTTTCAACACTCATGTAGATTCTCCTTCTTTAGTTAAAACCGATCAGAACCTTACCACTGTCCGCCCAAAATACACCTTGACGATGCAGACAACTTCTAGCACGATCACGACATGAGTGAAATCCTCGAAAAACAGGACTATTTTGAAGATCCGACCCTGCCGATCCAGATTCATC of Tichowtungia aerotolerans contains these proteins:
- a CDS encoding class II aldolase/adducin family protein encodes the protein MKYEYLHPRDELAVTLERIYNYKMTTTSGGNLSIIDENGDIWITPARVDKGQLTPQDIVCVRKDGTIDGLHPPSSEFPFHKAVYEARPDIRSVVHAHPMSLVAFSCAHKVPETKAYPTAWNSNGVVGFAPYGVPGSEDLGAKIAEEFKKGYDSVILENHGVCCGGTSLQDAFQRFESLEVCAKAHIKAGVIGTPKELTEEQIQMQSKSYYKLEAFEYDTDMMCIKEKELRCELAKFVKRGYRQRLLSGTTGSFSARIDKDSFLITPYPLDRYTIEPEDLVMIRKNKKQIGKKPSRALHAHRAIYEANPEVNCIINASPVNALAFSICGEKIDTYTIPESYVFVGDVSLLPFEASFNDFDTLTKTLTLKTPAAVLSNNGVMVVGKDPLSAFDKLEVLECSAEAIIDSQPIGGHVSMSQEIIDELCEAFNL
- a CDS encoding class II aldolase/adducin family protein — its product is MQDLKTIVELSHEFGTVDYVKGGGGNTSVKNETTLWVKPSGTTLGGLTEETFVQMNRAKINELYDVETPTESAAREELVKNMMAASVENDAGRPSVEAPLHNVFDAKFVVHTHPCAVNGLTCAKGGEAACKEMFPDALWVEYIDPGYTLCMEVRKRIEDYKASNGKEPALLVLKNHGIFIAADSADEIQAHYARVMDALNAAYADAGIFQTLEISDAVVSTETEEKIKELFGADGAFIASSGRFAVAPGPITPDHLVYAKAFPFTAELTAENVAAYQAERGYLPKVVMTGDCVCGIGTSQKNADLALELAQDGALVLKLAEAFGGIEYMTDAAREFIENWEVESYRQKQAG
- a CDS encoding iron-containing alcohol dehydrogenase, producing MLEKRTYFMPAMSMIGPGVLQDVGAEIKSLGCSKVLLVTDAVLNKIGTVKKVTDVLEATGIDYVLFDGVQPNPTCANVDDGLKMLMANECDIIVSLGGGSPQDCAKAVSILATNGGDIRDYEGVFKSSKKGLPIVAINTTAGTASDVTINYVITDEERHVKMVMVDKNSLATIAVNDPELMIAKPAALTAATGMDALTHAIEAYITKGAYRLTDALAFESIKLISESLRDAVAKGDDLEARSKMAYGSFVAGMSFSNCGLGVVHSLAHQLGGVYNLPHGVCNAVLLPHVMRFNAPVCAEKMAKVADAMGVDTAGMTAEQAADAAIAAVEKLSADVGIPAGLAELGVQEDKLEEMAKLALVDPCAPGNPRDMSLEDAVSIYKAAL
- the rhaM gene encoding L-rhamnose mutarotase, whose product is MIRNAFKMKLKPDVVEEYKKRHDEIWPELAKAHSDAGIFDYSIYFDEESLTLFAFQKLTDDNTADGLKDLEIVQKWWDYMADLMEVHPNNMPVFKPLSEVFHMD
- a CDS encoding purine-cytosine permease family protein — encoded protein: MAEEQEEKHGEFERSPVPESKTLGFKAFIGMYAGEHCAGTELMIGPLFVAAGVSAFDVVVGLLFGNLLAVLSWMFLCAPIAVRARLTLYYQLEKICGRYLVTLYNIVNGVMFCFLAGSMITVSATALGVWFDFPMPSLTDIYPNSFGWVLAVLGVGVVISIVAAWGYDMVARIANIAAPWMVLVFLAFGIVGFRQFIEVTGADVNSLGSLWELCKTAVWKGGEALPGQVKFTFWHVTFFAWFANMAMHVGMSDLSVLRFAKKSWCGAASASGMYVGHFMAWLAASVLYSLQLHMDPSNTDVLPGPLAYRAAGIAGLICVIIAGWTTANPTIYRAGLAFQAIMPKQSRFAVTIGTGLLATVAGMFPGIAMKLLGFVALYGMLLMPMGAVIFTDFWVFPKLGLKQYYAEHKSLKINWAAGAAWIVTMIVCYSLYKLGIMEIYFVSLPGWFLASALYIAISKFQQNGEMA
- a CDS encoding sulfatase, encoding MKKWMGSVCAVLFCSSAALSQPSERPNVLMIAVDDLNDWIGCLGGHPQAKTPNIDRLARRGVLFTNAQCQSPVCNPSRASLMTGRYPESTGIYFLDPPIGDSPVAREATQLPQRFLQEGYYVTAAGKLYHGDENVRYLPNYAGNFGAFGPYPDKKLTGFPGHMLWDWGAYPERDDQTPDYQIATWAENQLAKNYDQPLWLGIGFYRPHVPQYAPQKWFDLYPLETLRLPAVVANDLDDVPEYGVNLTRLKHVSPTMEWVEENNEWKPLVRSYLACVSFVDHQIGRVLDALEKSGRSENTVVVLYGDHGFHLGEKRRFAKRSIWRDGAGVPLIIAGPGVAKGAVCDHPVQLLDIYPTLLALTGLDADSGLQGHSLKPLLDNPKTDWPYMARSSFGPENVAIVSDQYRYIHYHDGSEELYDRKKDPNEWMNLASDPAYRTIIEEYREKLPKSYYPLLGSGSTGHDAFEATEKIANEK
- a CDS encoding L-rhamnose isomerase, with amino-acid sequence MSVEKAYELAKERYAAFGIDTDVAIEKALALPISLHCWQTDDVGGFETKPEGLDGGGIMATGNYPGRARNGEEARADLEKTMSLIPGTQRVNVHACYSETDHYVDRDEMDPSCFTKWMDWAKEQGICLDFNPTFFAHPKAEDGFTLSHQDDEIRAFWVKHGKACRKIAQAMAESQGSPCYVNWWTPDGDKDIPADRFSPRARMAKSYDEIMADDSVDKTKCVDFIESKLFGIGSEEYVVSSGEFCSDYAISRGMGLCMDMGHFHPTENIHGKISSHLQFMDKILLHVSRPIRWDSDHVTLFNDDLKNVFIEIQRGNVWDRVVVALDFFDASINRIGAYVTGTRAARKGILYALLDPTAQLQGYEVEGKKAQRLALMEEFKSMPFAAVWDMLCEKADVPVGADWIGEMEAYETDVLRKRA